The DNA sequence GCAGCCCCGAATTTCAGCCTGCAGCACAGATTGCCGGGGCTGCTGCGCAGCCCATCGCGACGCAAGGCCGCTCCTACAGGGGGGCCGCGTGAAGCAGGTTGCTAACCGAGCATCTCGTGCATGGCGATGATCTGCTCGGCTACCTGGATCAGCTTCTGCTGGCGGCTCATGGCCTGCCGGCGCATCAGGGTGTAGGCCTGTTCCTCGTTGCAGTCCTTCATTTTCATCAGCAAGCCCTTGGCCTGCTCGACACGCTTGCGCTCGGCCAGTTGCTGGTCGCGCGCCTGCAACTGCGCCTTCAGCGCCTGGTCACTTTCGAAGCGGGCCATGGCCACATCCAGGATCGGCTGCAGCCGTGCGGCATGGATGCCTTCGACGATGTAGGCGCTGACGCCGGCCTGGATCGCCTGGCGCATCACTGCGGGGTCGTGTTCGTCGGTAAACAGCACAATCGGGCGTGGCTGGTCCCGGCTGACCAGTACCACCTGCTCCATCACGTCACGGTCTGGTGAATCGGTATCGATCAGCACCACGTCCGGGCGCACTGTTTCGACGCAGGCAGGCAGGTCGATGGTCAGGCCTGGGGCTTCGATCACCTCGAAACCGGCCTCGCTCAGTGCCGCCTTGAGACGGCCGAGTTTGTTCTGGGTATCGTCGATCAGCAGGATACGCAACATGCTCATCCCCCTTACGCGCCGACGCGAGCATCGGGCAGCTCGCCCAGGGCATGCAGGCGGAAACTGCGGGCATAGGCGTAGGGATCGCTGCCATCCCAGCGGGTACCGTCGATCAGCAGGCTGCTGCGCATGGGCTGCTCGGGGCAGGCCACGCCCAGGCTCTGTGCCGCTTCACGGTACAGGGCCAGTTGCTGCACCTGGCTGGCCACGCCGAGGTAGTCGGGGTCTTCGCGCAGCAGGCCCCAGCGGCGGAATTGGGTCATGAACCACATGCCGTCGGACAGGTAGGGCAGGTTGGCCTGGCCATGGTCGTGCAGGCGCAGGGCGTGCGGGTCTTGCCAGTGATTGCCCAGGCCGTCCTGGTAATGGCCGAGCAGGCGCGGTTCGATGCGCTCCAGCGGGGTGTCCAGGTAGGCGCTGCCACTGAGCAGCTGTGCGGTGCTGCGGCGGTTCTCCGGGCTTTGCTCGATGAAGCGGCTGGCGGCGAGGATCGCCTTGATCAAAGCGCGGGCGCTGTTGGGGTACTGTTCGGCGAAGGCACGGGCACAGGCCAGGACCTTTTCCGGGTGGTCCGGCCAGATCGACTGGCTGGTGGCCAGGGTGAAGCCCTGGCCCCTGGCCACCGCATCGGCGGCCCAGGGTTCGCCCACGCAGAAACCGTCGATGCGCCCGGCCTGGATGTGCGCAGCCATCTGCGCTGGCGGCACCACTACGCTATCGACGTCGCGCAGCGGGTGGATGCCCTGGCTGGCCAGCCAGTAATACAACCACATGGCATGGGTGCCGGTGGGGAAGGTCTGGGCGAAGGTCAGTCGTGCGCCATGCTGGTGCACCAGGCGCGCCAATGCCTCGGGGTTGGTCACGCCCTTGCGTTGCAGGGCCGGCGACAGGTTGATCGCCTGGGCGTTCTGGTTCAGCCCCATGAGCACGGCCATGGCGCTGGCCGGTACGCCGCCGATGCCCAGGTGCACGGCATAGGCCAGGCCGTACAGGCAATGTGCGGCATCCAGCTCGCCGCTGACCAGTTTGTCACGCAGCCCAGCCCAGGAACCCTGGCGCTTGAGGTTCAGGGTAAGGCCATGCTGCTGGGCAAAGCCCTGGGTGGCGGCGACCACCACCGAGGCGCAGTCGGTCAGGGCCATGTAGCCGATGTTCAGGCTGGGCTTTTCCGGCGCGTCGCTGCCGTTGACCCAGGCCAGGGGCATTGCTCGGGGTGCTGTGTTCACAAGGTTCCTCGCCCGTACTGATAAGGCTGTGGGCTTGTCTGGTGCAACCGATGTGCCATCTGGCGGCAGCACTGGCGCAGTTGCCCCACGATTTGCTGTCATGCCGGCTGCGCGCTGGCTATAATCGCCCCCTCATTCACCCCGAGCCTCGCCGCCCATGTATACCCTGGCCCGCCAGCTGCTGTTCAAGCTTTCTCCGGAAACCTCCCACGACCTTTCCCTGGACCTGATCGGTGCCGGTGGCCGGCTTGGCCTCAACGGCGTGCTGTGCAAGCAGCCGGCGGCATTGCCGGTCACGGTCATGGGCTTGAACTTCGCCAACCCGGTAGGCCTGGCGGCCGGCCTGGACAAGAACGGCGCGGCCATCGACGGTTTCGCCCAGCTGGGCTTCGGCTTTGTCGAGATCGGCACGGTCACCCCACGCCCGCAGCCGGGCAACCCCAAGCCGCGCCTGTTCCGCCTGCCGGAGGCCACCGCGATCATCAACCGCATGGGCTTCAACAACCTGGGCGTCGACCACCTGCTCGGCCGGGTGCGCGCAGCACGTTACAAAGGCGTGCTGGGCATCAACATCGGCAAGAACTTCGACACCCCGGTCGAGCGCGCTGTGGATGACTACCTGATCTGCCTGGACAAGGTCTACACCGACGCCAGCTACATCACCGTCAATGTCAGCTCGCCAAACACCCCTGGCCTGCGCAGCCTGCAGTTCGGCGATTCGCTCAAGCAACTGCTCGACGCCCTGGCCGAGCGCCGCGAGCAACTGGCTGGTGCGCATGGCAAGCGTGTGCCACTGGCGATCAAGATTGCCCCGGACATGAGCGATGAAGAAACCGCCCTGGTGGCCGCCGCGCTGATGGAGTCGGGCATGGATGCGGTGATCGCCACCAACACCACGCTGGGCCGTGAAGGTGTCGAAGGGCTGCCATACGGCGGCGAGGCCGGCGGCCTGTCGGGCGCGCCGGTACTGGAGAAGAGCACCCATATCGTCAAGGTGCTGGCGGGCGAGCTGGGCGGCAAGTTGCCGATCATCGCTGCCGGCGGCATTACCGAAGGCCGCCATGCTGCGGAAAAGATCGCTGCCGGTGCAAGCCTGGTGCAGATCTACTCGGGCTTCATCTACAAGGGGCCGGCGCTGATTCGCGAGGCGGTCGACGCGATCGCCGCGATGCCGCGTTGACCTGACGGGCCCATTTGCCGGGGAACCGCAAAAGCCAGCGTGGATACCGAATCGAAGCCATAAAAAAGGGCCCCATCAAGGGGCCCCTGGGCCTTCGCCCGCCGCCCGGATAGGGCGTGCATGGTAAATCGAATTCAGTGTCCTCGTTCAGCCAACGGCGTGATTTTCGTTGAGTCTATGGATGCCAGCGGTGCCAGTCATTCCGTCCCAGTTATCACCGCGACCTTCACGCCAGCCGTTGATCCAGGCTTGGCGAACAGAAGGAAGATTGAAGGGGCAAAGTTCGCGGGATTTGCCGGTGACCCCGTATTGGTAGCCACGTGAATATGCTCTTTCCAACGGATCACGCTTAAGTCTTCTCATAGGGTGTTGCCCTCACTTGTTGACTGTAATGTCCCGTCGGCCTCTCCGAGGCCGGGCAGAGTCTTTCTGCCGGTGTGCGCTCGCTGCCGGCGTGGCGAGCTGAAAGTGCCGCCTCGTTGCGAAGCGGCCTGAGACCAGTTCTATCGAATGCGGGTCACGGTGTGAATGATCGATTTGTCATAAGGACGTAACCTTTCCAAGGGTGACGGGATAAGTAAATAAATGCGACTCAACCTTGTTTAGCGTTGAGCCCGCTATGATCAGGGTTTGCCGAACCTTGACGCCATTTCGCCAGCGTTGCTGGCGGATGACGGAAATAATTTGAAATGCGACGAAGGGTCACATTGGCCCCGCCGTCACCAGAATTTTACGTACTGCCTGATGATCTAAGCTGTCCTTGCCGCTGGGCCAGGCGCAGATTGGTCAGGCGGCCCGGCCGTTCACCGCACGCTCGCGTGCCGGGGAAGGCCACCCGCACACCTGCTGGAAAGGGGTGCGGCAAACATCGCGGGGCGATGCGTTGCCCCGTCAGTCAAATAGCCCAAGGCGCTGGATTACTCATGTCGGACCGTTTCGAACTTTATCTCACTTGCCCCAAAGGCCTGGAAGGCCTGCTTGCCGAAGAGGCGCGCAGCCTCGGCCTGGATGAGGTGCGTGAGCACACCTCGGCCATTCGCGGCGCCGCCGACATGGAAACCGCCTACCGCCTGTGCCTGTGGTCACGCCTGGCCAACCGGGTGCTGCTGGTGCTCAAGCGCTTCTCCATGAAGAACGCCGACGATCTCTACGACGGCGTGCACGCGGTCGACTGGGCCGACCACCTGGCTGCCGATGGCACCCTGGCGGTGGAATTCAGCGGCCACGGCTCGGGCATCGACAACACCCACTTCGGTGCGCTGAAGGTCAAGGATGCGATCGTCGACAAGCTGCGCAACCGCGAAGGCCTGCGCCCGTCGGTGGAAAAGATCGACCCTGACGTACGCGTGCACCTGCGCCTGGACCGTGGTGAAGCCATCCTCTCCCTCGACCTTTCCGGGCACAGCCTGCACCAGCGTGGCTACCGCTTGCAGCAAGGCGCCGCGCCGCTGAAGGAAAACCTGGCGGCGGCGGTGCTGATCCGTGCCGGCTGGCCACGCATTGCCGCCGAAGGGGGCGCGCTGGCCGACCCGATGTGCGGTGTCGGTACCTTCCTGGTCGAAGCCGCGATGATCGCCGCCGACATCGCGCCCAACCTCAAGCGTGAACGTTGGGGCTTCAGTGCCTGGCTCGGCCACGTGCCGGCGCTGTGGCGCAAGGTGCATGAAGAAGCGCAGGCACGGGCCGAAGCCGGCCTGGCCAGGCCGCCGCTGTGGATCCGTGGCTACGAGGCCGACCCACGCTTGATCCAGCCCGGCCGCAATAACGTCGAGCGTGCCGGCCTGGGCGACTGGGTGAAGATCTACCAGGGCGAGGTCAGCACCTTCGAGCCGCGCCCGGACCAGAACCAGAAAGGCCTGGTCATCAGCAACCCGCCCTACGGCGAGCGCCTGGGTGACGAAGCCAGCCTGCTGTATCTCTACCAGAACCTCGGCGAGCGCCTGCGCCAGGCCTGCATGGGCTGGGAGGCCGCGGTATTCACCGGCGCGCCGCAGCTGGGCAAGCGCATGGGCATTCGCAGCCACAAGCAGTACGCGTTCTGGAACGGCGCCTTGCCGTGCAAGCTGTTGCTGTTCAAGGTGCAGCCTGACCAGTTCGTGACCGGCGAGCGCCGCGAGCTGCCCGCGCAAGGCGCAGACCTCGATGCGCAGGCGCCGGTGGCCAGCGAGCCGGCGCGCCTGTCGGAAGGGGCGCAGATGTTCGCCAACCGCCTGCAGAAAAACCTTCGGCAACTGGGCAAGTGGGCGCGTCGCGAGCAGGTCGATTGCTACCGCCTGTACGATGCCGACATGCCCGAATATGCCCTGGCAGTCGACCTGTACCAGGACTGGGTGCACGTGCAGGAGTACGCCGCGCCACGTTCGGTCGACCCGGACAAGGCCCAGGCACGCCTGCTCGACGCGCTGGCAGCCATCCCCCAGGCGCTGGGCATTGCCCCGCAGCGGGTGGTGCTCAAGCGCCGTGAACGGCAGAGCGGTACGCGCCAGTACGAGCGTCAGGCCACCGAAGGGCGCTTCCAGGAAGTGCGCGAAGGCGGCGTCAAGCTGCTGGTCAACCTCACCGATTACCTCGATACCGGGCTGTTCCTCGACCACCGCCCGATGCGCATGCGCATCCAGCGCGAGGCCGCCGGCAAGCGCTTCCTCAACCTGTTCTGCTACACCGCCACGGCCACCGTGCACGCCGCCAAGGGCGGGGCGCGCAGTACCACCAGCGTCGACCTGTCGAAAACCTACCTGGACTGGGCGCGGCGCAACCTGGCGCTCAACGGTTTCTCCGAACGCAACCGCCTGGAGCAGGG is a window from the Pseudomonas anuradhapurensis genome containing:
- a CDS encoding ANTAR domain-containing response regulator, with the protein product MLRILLIDDTQNKLGRLKAALSEAGFEVIEAPGLTIDLPACVETVRPDVVLIDTDSPDRDVMEQVVLVSRDQPRPIVLFTDEHDPAVMRQAIQAGVSAYIVEGIHAARLQPILDVAMARFESDQALKAQLQARDQQLAERKRVEQAKGLLMKMKDCNEEQAYTLMRRQAMSRQQKLIQVAEQIIAMHEMLG
- a CDS encoding CmpA/NrtA family ABC transporter substrate-binding protein, with the translated sequence MNTAPRAMPLAWVNGSDAPEKPSLNIGYMALTDCASVVVAATQGFAQQHGLTLNLKRQGSWAGLRDKLVSGELDAAHCLYGLAYAVHLGIGGVPASAMAVLMGLNQNAQAINLSPALQRKGVTNPEALARLVHQHGARLTFAQTFPTGTHAMWLYYWLASQGIHPLRDVDSVVVPPAQMAAHIQAGRIDGFCVGEPWAADAVARGQGFTLATSQSIWPDHPEKVLACARAFAEQYPNSARALIKAILAASRFIEQSPENRRSTAQLLSGSAYLDTPLERIEPRLLGHYQDGLGNHWQDPHALRLHDHGQANLPYLSDGMWFMTQFRRWGLLREDPDYLGVASQVQQLALYREAAQSLGVACPEQPMRSSLLIDGTRWDGSDPYAYARSFRLHALGELPDARVGA
- a CDS encoding quinone-dependent dihydroorotate dehydrogenase, which encodes MYTLARQLLFKLSPETSHDLSLDLIGAGGRLGLNGVLCKQPAALPVTVMGLNFANPVGLAAGLDKNGAAIDGFAQLGFGFVEIGTVTPRPQPGNPKPRLFRLPEATAIINRMGFNNLGVDHLLGRVRAARYKGVLGINIGKNFDTPVERAVDDYLICLDKVYTDASYITVNVSSPNTPGLRSLQFGDSLKQLLDALAERREQLAGAHGKRVPLAIKIAPDMSDEETALVAAALMESGMDAVIATNTTLGREGVEGLPYGGEAGGLSGAPVLEKSTHIVKVLAGELGGKLPIIAAGGITEGRHAAEKIAAGASLVQIYSGFIYKGPALIREAVDAIAAMPR
- the rmf gene encoding ribosome modulation factor; the protein is MRRLKRDPLERAYSRGYQYGVTGKSRELCPFNLPSVRQAWINGWREGRGDNWDGMTGTAGIHRLNENHAVG
- the rlmKL gene encoding bifunctional 23S rRNA (guanine(2069)-N(7))-methyltransferase RlmK/23S rRNA (guanine(2445)-N(2))-methyltransferase RlmL, which produces MSDRFELYLTCPKGLEGLLAEEARSLGLDEVREHTSAIRGAADMETAYRLCLWSRLANRVLLVLKRFSMKNADDLYDGVHAVDWADHLAADGTLAVEFSGHGSGIDNTHFGALKVKDAIVDKLRNREGLRPSVEKIDPDVRVHLRLDRGEAILSLDLSGHSLHQRGYRLQQGAAPLKENLAAAVLIRAGWPRIAAEGGALADPMCGVGTFLVEAAMIAADIAPNLKRERWGFSAWLGHVPALWRKVHEEAQARAEAGLARPPLWIRGYEADPRLIQPGRNNVERAGLGDWVKIYQGEVSTFEPRPDQNQKGLVISNPPYGERLGDEASLLYLYQNLGERLRQACMGWEAAVFTGAPQLGKRMGIRSHKQYAFWNGALPCKLLLFKVQPDQFVTGERRELPAQGADLDAQAPVASEPARLSEGAQMFANRLQKNLRQLGKWARREQVDCYRLYDADMPEYALAVDLYQDWVHVQEYAAPRSVDPDKAQARLLDALAAIPQALGIAPQRVVLKRRERQSGTRQYERQATEGRFQEVREGGVKLLVNLTDYLDTGLFLDHRPMRMRIQREAAGKRFLNLFCYTATATVHAAKGGARSTTSVDLSKTYLDWARRNLALNGFSERNRLEQGDVMAWLEGNRDSYDLIFIDPPTFSNSKRMEGVFDVQRDHVQLLDLAMARLAPGGVLYFSNNFRKFQLDEHLMTRYAVEEITAQTLDPDFARNNRIHRAWRLQLR